In a genomic window of Mycolicibacter heraklionensis:
- a CDS encoding MlaD family protein, whose product MANSLDTDGRGPSEQQLLGAGIAVLLVIALTTGGLLAKSTGMLNSYVRVVADLINVGDGLPAQSDVKYHGLLVGNVTDVIPAAYGKPNYVHINLKPDYAKDIPHSVTARVVPSNVFAVSSIQLVDSGTGGPTIRTGTHIAENGELSTVIFQTTVSKLRDILAATGRGREDHSLGILAAVGAATDNRRVALLNAGAHMSRLLDQLNGIVATDPGPSTVSALLDATHGLQSTAPDLVDALHQAVEPMRAFAQKRAELASLVGGGQHTVGVAREALDNHIDQLIQITHDLTPVVGVLANNADKYVPIFTRVNRLSEKFFDHFYDPDLVSKNTRFNLSFTPMHTYTRADCPQYGELKGPSCFTAPMIEVRSELPENMLPQNYHFPAGLEPPAGTEIGPDGNLRAVGPPLVNPNRSLEGTNPPLPWWTGPAPRIPSTGDPLDLGPPPPPEPPIPSLPHAPEWQPASPMAPAAPAAFGGNVGPVGSQAERNQLGLITGQREPASVAAQLLLGPVARGNAVSFVPADTGGHK is encoded by the coding sequence ATGGCCAACTCGCTCGACACCGACGGCCGCGGCCCCTCCGAACAGCAACTGCTGGGCGCGGGGATCGCGGTCCTGCTGGTGATCGCGCTGACCACCGGCGGCCTGTTGGCCAAGTCCACCGGCATGCTCAACTCCTACGTGCGGGTGGTGGCCGACCTGATCAACGTCGGCGACGGGCTGCCGGCCCAGTCCGACGTCAAGTACCATGGCCTGCTAGTCGGTAATGTCACCGACGTGATCCCCGCCGCCTACGGCAAACCCAACTACGTACACATCAACCTCAAGCCCGACTACGCCAAGGACATCCCGCATTCGGTGACCGCCCGCGTGGTGCCGTCCAACGTTTTCGCGGTCTCGTCCATCCAGCTGGTGGACTCCGGAACCGGTGGACCCACCATCCGTACCGGCACCCACATCGCCGAGAACGGCGAACTGTCCACGGTGATCTTCCAGACCACCGTGTCCAAACTGCGCGACATCCTGGCCGCCACCGGTCGCGGGCGCGAAGACCACAGTCTGGGCATCCTGGCCGCCGTCGGCGCGGCCACCGACAATCGGCGCGTCGCGTTGCTCAATGCGGGCGCGCACATGTCCCGGCTGCTCGATCAGCTCAACGGCATCGTCGCCACCGACCCCGGCCCATCGACCGTCTCGGCCTTGCTCGATGCCACCCATGGCCTGCAGTCCACCGCTCCCGACCTCGTCGACGCGCTGCACCAGGCCGTCGAACCGATGCGCGCGTTCGCCCAGAAGCGCGCCGAGTTGGCCTCGTTGGTCGGCGGTGGCCAGCACACCGTGGGTGTGGCCCGGGAAGCCCTGGACAACCACATCGACCAACTGATCCAGATCACCCACGACCTCACGCCCGTTGTTGGCGTGCTGGCCAACAACGCCGACAAGTACGTCCCGATCTTCACCCGGGTCAATCGGCTCTCCGAGAAATTCTTCGACCACTTCTACGACCCCGACCTCGTCTCCAAGAACACGCGGTTCAACCTGTCGTTCACCCCGATGCACACTTACACCCGCGCGGACTGCCCGCAGTACGGCGAGCTGAAGGGGCCGAGCTGCTTCACCGCGCCGATGATCGAGGTGCGTTCCGAGCTGCCTGAGAACATGCTGCCGCAGAACTACCACTTCCCGGCCGGCCTGGAACCGCCGGCGGGCACCGAGATCGGCCCGGATGGGAACCTCCGTGCCGTCGGACCGCCCCTGGTCAACCCGAATCGCAGCCTGGAGGGCACCAACCCGCCGCTGCCGTGGTGGACCGGCCCGGCCCCCCGGATTCCCAGCACCGGCGACCCGCTCGACCTCGGCCCGCCGCCTCCGCCCGAGCCGCCAATCCCGTCACTGCCGCATGCACCGGAGTGGCAGCCGGCCTCCCCGATGGCGCCCGCGGCCCCCGCGGCCTTCGGCGGCAACGTGGGTCCGGTCGGCAGCCAGGCCGAACGCAACCAGCTGGGCCTGATCACCGGCCAGCGTGAGCCGGCATCTGTGGCGGCGCAGCTGCTGCTCGGCCCGGTCGCCCGCGGTAACGCGGTCTCGTTCGTACCCGCCGACACGGGAGGCCACAAATGA
- a CDS encoding ABC transporter permease — MTASSYVPAFARPLLRAYRMASEPTIRLGHMLVFFGRAAAGVPTVLRHYRKEFLRLLSDIAWGNGSIVVGGGTAGVAIVLGFTAGALVAIEGYNFLNLLGLGPATGIISSLVNTRELAPIMASMAFAMQAGCRFTAQLGAMRIAEEIDALDSIAIRPIPFLVTTRLLAATIAVIPLYVACLAITYLTCQLVTGIIGGGSIGPYTHYFTMMLSGKDIVYSVLKCVVFVWLASTVQCYYGFYASGGPEGVGVASGRAMRASITIVIMVNMLLTMALWSIDAGARFGG; from the coding sequence ATGACCGCGTCGTCCTATGTCCCGGCATTCGCGCGCCCGCTGCTGCGCGCCTACCGGATGGCGTCCGAGCCGACCATCCGCTTGGGACACATGCTGGTGTTCTTCGGCCGCGCCGCGGCCGGTGTTCCGACCGTGCTACGTCACTACCGCAAGGAGTTTCTGCGGTTGCTCTCCGACATCGCCTGGGGCAACGGCTCCATCGTGGTGGGTGGCGGCACCGCTGGGGTGGCGATCGTCCTGGGCTTCACCGCCGGTGCGCTGGTGGCGATCGAGGGCTACAACTTTCTGAATCTGCTGGGGCTGGGGCCCGCGACCGGCATCATCTCATCACTGGTCAACACCCGCGAGCTGGCACCGATCATGGCCTCGATGGCGTTCGCGATGCAGGCCGGTTGCCGCTTCACCGCGCAGCTCGGCGCCATGCGAATCGCCGAGGAGATCGACGCCCTCGATTCGATCGCGATCCGGCCCATTCCGTTCCTGGTCACCACCCGACTGCTGGCCGCGACCATCGCGGTGATCCCGCTCTACGTGGCCTGTCTGGCGATCACCTACCTGACCTGCCAGCTGGTCACCGGCATCATCGGCGGCGGCTCCATCGGCCCGTACACGCACTACTTCACAATGATGTTGAGCGGCAAGGACATCGTCTACTCCGTGCTCAAGTGCGTGGTGTTCGTGTGGCTGGCCTCTACCGTGCAGTGCTACTACGGCTTCTACGCCTCCGGCGGACCCGAAGGCGTCGGGGTGGCCTCCGGCCGGGCCATGCGGGCTTCCATCACGATCGTGATCATGGTCAACATGCTGCTGACGATGGCGCTGTGGAGCATCGACGCCGGCGCAAGGTTCGGTGGCTGA
- a CDS encoding MlaE family ABC transporter permease: MTTQDDRDLAAEPALDGVAAIQDWTAGYVNRHPLASLTTVGEQCVLAVRTVQYFFSDLFGGRFQWGEFVRQSAFMANTAVLPTVLVALPIGVTLSIQFALLANQVGATSLAGAAAGLAVIRQAASLVAAMLMAAAVGSAITADLGSRTMREETDAMEVMGVSVIRRLVVPRFAAAIMIGVALTGITCFVGFLASYLFNVYFQKGAPGSFVATFSSFATTGDMIVALIKAVVYGAIVAVVSCQKGLSTRGGPAGVANSVNASVVESILVLMIVNVGISELYNVLYPRTGL; the protein is encoded by the coding sequence ATGACCACCCAGGACGACCGCGACCTCGCCGCCGAGCCTGCGCTCGACGGAGTGGCAGCCATCCAGGACTGGACCGCCGGTTATGTCAACCGCCACCCGCTGGCCTCGCTGACCACCGTCGGCGAACAGTGCGTCCTGGCGGTGCGCACCGTGCAGTACTTCTTCTCCGACCTGTTCGGCGGCCGATTCCAATGGGGCGAGTTCGTCCGGCAGAGCGCCTTCATGGCCAACACCGCTGTGCTGCCGACGGTTTTGGTCGCATTGCCGATCGGGGTCACGCTCTCCATTCAGTTCGCGCTGCTGGCCAACCAGGTCGGCGCCACCTCACTGGCCGGCGCGGCTGCCGGGCTCGCTGTCATCCGGCAGGCTGCCTCGCTGGTGGCGGCCATGCTGATGGCCGCCGCGGTCGGGTCGGCCATCACCGCCGACCTGGGTTCGCGAACCATGCGCGAGGAGACCGACGCCATGGAGGTGATGGGCGTCTCGGTGATCCGTCGGCTGGTGGTCCCCCGCTTCGCCGCGGCCATCATGATCGGCGTAGCGCTGACCGGAATCACCTGCTTCGTAGGCTTTTTGGCCAGCTACCTGTTCAACGTGTATTTCCAGAAGGGCGCGCCCGGCAGTTTCGTGGCCACGTTCTCCTCGTTCGCCACCACCGGCGACATGATCGTCGCGCTGATCAAGGCCGTGGTCTACGGCGCGATCGTCGCGGTGGTGTCCTGCCAGAAGGGACTGTCCACCCGCGGCGGTCCGGCCGGCGTCGCCAACTCGGTGAACGCTTCGGTGGTCGAGTCGATCCTGGTTCTGATGATCGTCAATGTCGGCATCAGCGAGCTCTATAACGTGCTCTACCCACGGACGGGGCTGTGA
- a CDS encoding IS607 family transposase — protein sequence MKLAEWARILGVHPQTAYRWFREDRMPVPARRLESGTIWVDVADMSAAGRTVVYARVSSHDQRADLERQVARLTQWATARGYVVGEVVCEVGSGLNGKRPKIRRVLSDPSASVVIVEHRDRLARFGVEHLEAALSAQGRRIVVTDQGETEDDLVRDMIEVLTSMCARLYGRRGARNRAMRAVTATKHVGAGVDG from the coding sequence GTGAAATTGGCTGAGTGGGCGCGGATACTGGGGGTGCATCCGCAAACTGCGTATCGGTGGTTCCGGGAGGACCGGATGCCGGTGCCTGCTCGCCGGCTGGAGTCGGGGACGATCTGGGTCGACGTGGCCGACATGTCGGCTGCCGGCCGCACGGTCGTGTATGCGCGGGTGTCTTCGCACGATCAGCGTGCGGACCTGGAGCGCCAGGTCGCGCGACTGACGCAGTGGGCTACCGCCAGGGGGTATGTGGTGGGCGAGGTGGTGTGCGAGGTCGGGTCCGGGCTGAACGGGAAACGGCCGAAGATCCGGCGGGTGTTGTCCGACCCTTCTGCCAGTGTGGTGATTGTGGAGCACCGTGACCGGCTGGCCCGTTTCGGAGTCGAGCATCTCGAAGCCGCGTTGTCCGCGCAGGGCCGGCGCATCGTGGTGACAGATCAGGGTGAGACCGAAGACGATTTGGTGCGCGACATGATCGAGGTGCTGACCTCGATGTGCGCGCGCCTCTACGGTCGGCGGGGAGCGCGTAATCGGGCGATGCGGGCGGTGACGGCCACCAAGCATGTCGGGGCTGGTGTGGATGGCTAG
- the tnpB gene encoding IS607 family element RNA-guided endonuclease TnpB: MARFEVPEGWVAQAYRFGLDPTPIQLRVLASHAGAARFAHNHMLALVKAVNDQRAAERSYGIAEDQLTPVLGWSLPALRKVWNQRKADCAPWWGENSKEAYNTGLDGLARGLDAWSKSRKGQRAGRAVGFPRFKSARARRSVRFTTGVIRIEADRRHVSLPRLGAVRTHESTRKLARRIEAGTARILSATVGQDSAGRWHCALQTIVAAKTRPAHALRSVHPVVGVDVGVKADSLLVVATPDGVEVDRIPAPKSLSAAQSRLRALQRRAARQHGPYDPAARTRRAPSMRWRRTQARIGRTHAYAAAVRRDVLHKATTVLAQQHQVVVVETLNAAGMRSKGGAYKRGLNRALADAALAQIRGMLGYKTQWYGCHLVEANRYFPSSKLCTACGRRKPNLTLADRVFACDECGTRVDRDLGAAINLARLGVPTPVGERSPAGSGPVAGRGATRETEPAPAGDAAGDETSTPHHHPVDQTGTASPQGEAA, encoded by the coding sequence ATGGCTAGGTTCGAGGTGCCTGAGGGCTGGGTGGCGCAGGCGTACCGGTTCGGCCTGGATCCCACGCCAATTCAGTTGCGGGTGTTGGCGTCTCATGCTGGTGCGGCACGGTTCGCGCATAATCACATGCTCGCGTTGGTGAAAGCGGTAAACGATCAGCGGGCCGCCGAACGGTCCTACGGCATCGCCGAGGATCAGTTGACCCCGGTGTTGGGGTGGTCGTTGCCGGCGTTGCGCAAGGTCTGGAATCAGCGCAAAGCCGACTGTGCTCCGTGGTGGGGCGAGAATTCGAAGGAGGCCTACAACACCGGGCTGGATGGGTTGGCACGCGGGCTGGACGCGTGGTCGAAGTCCCGCAAGGGCCAGCGCGCTGGCCGCGCGGTGGGCTTCCCGCGGTTCAAGTCGGCCCGTGCTCGGCGCTCGGTGCGGTTCACCACCGGGGTGATTCGCATCGAGGCTGACCGCCGGCATGTCAGCCTGCCGCGGCTGGGTGCGGTGCGCACCCATGAATCGACCCGCAAGCTGGCCCGTCGCATCGAGGCCGGCACGGCGCGGATCTTGTCGGCCACCGTGGGTCAAGACAGTGCCGGGCGTTGGCATTGCGCGCTACAGACCATCGTCGCCGCCAAGACCCGACCCGCGCACGCTCTGCGGTCGGTGCATCCCGTCGTCGGGGTTGATGTTGGGGTGAAAGCGGACAGTCTGCTGGTCGTGGCGACACCGGACGGTGTCGAGGTCGATCGGATCCCGGCGCCGAAGTCCCTGAGCGCGGCGCAATCCCGGTTGCGGGCGTTGCAGCGCCGAGCCGCCCGCCAACACGGCCCCTATGACCCGGCCGCCAGGACCAGGCGGGCTCCGTCGATGCGGTGGCGGCGCACTCAGGCCCGGATCGGGCGCACCCATGCGTACGCCGCGGCGGTGCGCCGCGACGTACTGCACAAGGCCACCACCGTGCTGGCCCAGCAGCACCAGGTCGTGGTGGTCGAAACTCTGAACGCCGCGGGCATGCGCTCCAAAGGCGGCGCTTACAAGCGCGGGCTCAACCGTGCCCTCGCCGATGCTGCGCTGGCCCAGATCCGGGGCATGCTGGGCTACAAGACACAGTGGTACGGCTGCCATTTGGTGGAGGCCAACCGATATTTTCCGTCTTCGAAGTTGTGCACGGCGTGTGGGAGGCGAAAGCCAAACCTCACCCTCGCCGATCGAGTCTTCGCCTGTGACGAATGCGGTACGCGGGTCGATCGTGATCTGGGTGCTGCAATCAACCTCGCCCGACTCGGCGTACCCACACCCGTGGGTGAACGGAGTCCCGCCGGGAGTGGCCCGGTGGCAGGACGTGGAGCCACGCGTGAGACCGAACCCGCGCCAGCGGGCGACGCCGCCGGTGATGAAACGTCAACCCCGCACCACCACCCGGTGGATCAGACGGGGACCGCCTCACCGCAAGGCGAGGCTGCCTGA
- a CDS encoding pirin family protein translates to MTGLLEVRRADDRAATRAPWLNSRHSFSFNDYYDPDNTHHGLLLVNNDDVVEPGAGFDTHPHRDAEIVTWVLSGALSHRDSIGNAGVIHPGLAQRMSAGTGILHSEQNESSSEPVHFVQMWVMPDSPGRPPGYQQQEIGDALAGGRLVTVASGRDQDAAITVGNADATLYAARLQSGDSVEVPDAPYVHLFVALGGVELEGAGALDAGDAVRFTGGGGQRLAAVAPSEVLIWAMERRLGR, encoded by the coding sequence ATGACCGGCCTGCTCGAGGTGCGACGGGCTGACGACCGTGCGGCCACTCGGGCGCCGTGGCTCAACTCGCGGCATTCGTTCTCGTTCAACGATTACTACGACCCGGACAACACCCATCACGGGCTGCTGCTGGTCAACAACGATGATGTCGTGGAACCGGGTGCCGGCTTTGACACCCACCCCCACCGCGACGCCGAGATCGTCACCTGGGTGCTGTCCGGCGCGTTGAGCCATCGCGATTCGATCGGCAACGCAGGCGTCATCCATCCCGGTCTGGCGCAACGGATGTCGGCGGGCACCGGCATTCTCCATTCGGAGCAGAACGAATCTTCTTCCGAACCGGTGCATTTCGTGCAGATGTGGGTCATGCCGGACTCACCGGGGCGTCCACCGGGCTATCAGCAGCAGGAGATCGGTGACGCGTTGGCGGGCGGCCGGCTGGTCACCGTCGCCTCAGGCCGCGACCAGGACGCCGCGATCACTGTGGGCAATGCCGACGCGACCCTCTACGCCGCTCGGCTGCAGTCCGGCGACAGCGTCGAGGTGCCCGATGCCCCGTACGTGCACCTGTTCGTCGCCCTCGGCGGTGTCGAGTTGGAGGGAGCCGGCGCCTTGGATGCCGGCGACGCGGTCCGCTTCACCGGCGGCGGTGGTCAACGCCTGGCTGCGGTCGCGCCGTCGGAGGTGTTGATCTGGGCGATGGAAAGGCGGCTGGGCCGTTAA
- a CDS encoding alpha/beta hydrolase codes for MSRPSLQHLQVDGLIAAAGGDPWAIDDSLQAGSPTQINFLAQAFHSAAGSATSAEETFVTAQQHFEQYNRENGEQPINNSAEVQRVKDGLHATNQQLGQIAADLETIAAALAQARTASLANITALNANLIVLDARIGVYLEQESQGHDHDADIAQCRQLAEDDTETALHNATVIRNGYSKTLQQALTNLRVRDGYDPDIAVRKFDADAPTPPPGPVPDDPKQFNDYWNSLTPGQKDWLYNSDHNIGNHPGMPCDPPDHLGYDHYNKLHLADELSRAQGAAAQADALKNQHPDWAAGNNIPRPNEPGAIFADRVAYENWQRQYDAARDGAKYLDDLKAVDSAVSGSPDRKLMLLDTHSGTQARAAIAVGDPDKATHVSVTTPGLNTTVHGGIGNMTEEATNVRREALRQLRFEPGRESDTVSTIAWIGYDPPQVPGFDDKTASLAGLWGVTHDDLARAGAHDLARFYDGIQASHLGGPADLTAIGHSYGSLTTGLALQEPGDHGVSRALFYGSPGIEASTPGDLHLQPGQVFAMEAPDDKIQWVYDARAVGQGIPIIGTYLNNELGDFGPNPATNPEFTRLATGPSTVTDGHGGTITLQEAHGHSDYPRFPDGGGLRTTNYNIAAVLAGLGDKAVQGN; via the coding sequence GTGAGCCGCCCCAGCCTGCAGCACCTCCAGGTGGACGGCCTCATCGCGGCGGCCGGCGGCGACCCGTGGGCGATCGACGACAGTCTGCAGGCCGGCAGCCCCACCCAGATCAACTTCCTGGCCCAGGCGTTCCACTCCGCCGCAGGCTCGGCCACCTCGGCCGAGGAAACCTTTGTCACCGCCCAGCAGCACTTCGAGCAGTACAACCGGGAGAACGGCGAGCAACCGATCAACAACAGCGCCGAGGTGCAGCGGGTCAAGGACGGCCTGCACGCCACCAACCAACAGCTCGGCCAGATCGCGGCCGACCTGGAGACCATCGCCGCCGCCTTGGCCCAAGCCCGCACCGCCTCGCTGGCCAACATCACCGCGCTCAACGCCAACCTGATCGTCCTCGACGCCCGCATCGGCGTGTACCTGGAGCAGGAGAGCCAGGGCCACGACCACGACGCGGACATCGCCCAGTGCCGCCAGTTGGCCGAGGACGACACCGAGACCGCGCTGCACAACGCCACGGTCATCCGCAACGGCTACTCCAAGACCTTGCAACAGGCCTTGACGAACCTGCGGGTGCGGGACGGCTACGACCCCGACATCGCGGTGCGCAAATTCGACGCGGACGCGCCGACACCGCCACCGGGACCGGTGCCCGACGACCCGAAACAGTTCAACGACTACTGGAACAGCCTGACTCCTGGACAGAAGGACTGGCTGTATAACTCCGACCACAACATCGGCAACCATCCGGGCATGCCCTGTGATCCGCCGGATCATCTGGGCTACGACCACTACAACAAGCTGCACCTGGCCGACGAACTCAGCCGGGCACAGGGCGCCGCCGCGCAGGCCGACGCGTTGAAGAACCAGCACCCGGACTGGGCTGCCGGCAACAACATCCCGCGACCCAACGAGCCGGGAGCGATCTTCGCCGACCGCGTCGCCTACGAGAATTGGCAACGTCAGTACGACGCGGCAAGGGACGGCGCGAAGTACCTGGACGACCTCAAGGCCGTCGATTCCGCCGTCAGTGGCAGTCCAGACCGCAAGTTGATGCTGCTGGACACCCACAGCGGCACCCAGGCCCGCGCGGCCATTGCCGTCGGTGATCCGGACAAGGCGACCCATGTCTCGGTCACCACGCCCGGGCTGAACACCACGGTGCACGGAGGCATCGGGAATATGACCGAAGAAGCAACCAACGTCAGACGGGAAGCATTGCGGCAATTACGGTTCGAGCCGGGACGCGAGAGCGATACCGTCTCGACGATCGCCTGGATCGGGTACGACCCGCCGCAGGTTCCCGGCTTCGACGACAAGACCGCATCGCTGGCCGGACTCTGGGGCGTCACCCACGACGACCTCGCCAGAGCCGGCGCCCACGATCTGGCTCGCTTCTACGACGGCATCCAGGCCTCGCACCTGGGCGGCCCCGCCGACCTGACCGCGATCGGGCATTCTTACGGGTCGCTGACCACCGGACTGGCCCTGCAGGAGCCCGGCGATCACGGGGTGTCGCGGGCGCTGTTCTACGGGTCTCCCGGCATCGAGGCGTCCACACCGGGGGACCTGCACCTGCAGCCTGGTCAGGTGTTCGCCATGGAAGCCCCCGACGACAAGATCCAATGGGTCTACGACGCCAGAGCTGTCGGCCAGGGCATTCCGATCATCGGCACCTACCTCAACAACGAGCTCGGCGACTTCGGGCCCAACCCGGCCACCAACCCCGAATTCACCCGCTTGGCCACCGGACCCTCCACAGTGACCGACGGCCACGGTGGCACCATCACCCTGCAAGAGGCTCACGGGCACAGTGACTACCCCCGCTTCCCCGACGGCGGAGGCCTTCGGACGACCAACTACAACATCGCCGCGGTCCTCGCCGGCCTGGGCGACAAGGCGGTTCAAGGAAATTGA
- a CDS encoding LppA family lipoprotein produces MFHQVSPPQPRRCLFAVLAIVALTAGCHVSQPYEPTPPSVAAEALAVLKSLPSFEDTQTQVAATMNEITAAAKQLIPSIVWETLDEGDGGNCERPYEQTDGKRYFLPDAVARDVTVSEQAWAKLEEAAKAAAAKLDATEIQVMQDQPGNHDVGFYGPTGLFIKVGYRGNLVVSGYTGCRLPQDKK; encoded by the coding sequence ATGTTTCACCAAGTGTCCCCACCCCAGCCGCGACGATGCCTGTTCGCTGTCTTGGCCATCGTCGCACTAACCGCAGGATGTCACGTGTCCCAACCATATGAACCCACTCCGCCCAGCGTCGCCGCCGAGGCCTTGGCCGTTCTCAAGTCGTTGCCGTCGTTTGAGGACACTCAAACTCAGGTAGCCGCCACGATGAATGAAATAACCGCCGCCGCAAAACAACTCATCCCGTCCATCGTCTGGGAGACCCTGGACGAGGGAGATGGCGGAAATTGCGAGCGGCCATATGAGCAAACCGACGGTAAGCGTTACTTCCTGCCGGACGCGGTTGCCCGGGATGTCACGGTGTCAGAGCAGGCCTGGGCCAAGCTCGAAGAGGCCGCCAAGGCGGCGGCCGCCAAGCTGGACGCCACCGAGATTCAGGTCATGCAAGATCAGCCGGGCAATCACGACGTCGGGTTCTATGGCCCCACCGGTCTTTTCATCAAAGTCGGCTATCGGGGAAACCTCGTGGTTTCCGGCTACACCGGCTGCCGGCTGCCGCAGGACAAGAAGTAA
- a CDS encoding NDMA-dependent alcohol dehydrogenase gives MKTKGALLWELNSPWRVDEIELGDPVEGEVQVRMHAAGMCHSDYHLTTGATPIGLPALGGHEGAGVITKVGKGVTGLEEGDHVVMAFIPACGNCPPCMKGFRSLCDRGAVLLGGKAIADGTNRIHAGSHEVSPMNLLGTFAPYMTVHQDSVVKIDKDVPFETAAIMGCAVPTGFGSATNVAEVKPGETVIIVGVGGIGMSALQGAVLSGARRVIAIDPVAFKRDQAVKFGATHVYPSMAEAIMPVMEETWGLMADKVIIAVGDMKGEYIEEALTLTAKTGTCVVTGMGSMVDADVKLNLFLFTMLQKTLKGNIFGGGSSHIETPKLVGLYKSGLLKIDEMITTTYKLEDINSGYADMVDGKNIRGVITFDESDW, from the coding sequence ATGAAGACCAAGGGCGCATTGTTGTGGGAGCTGAACTCGCCGTGGCGGGTCGACGAGATCGAGCTGGGCGACCCGGTTGAAGGCGAAGTCCAGGTCCGGATGCACGCCGCGGGCATGTGCCACTCCGACTATCACCTGACCACCGGGGCCACCCCGATCGGCCTGCCGGCACTCGGCGGCCACGAGGGTGCCGGGGTCATCACCAAGGTCGGCAAGGGCGTGACGGGCCTGGAAGAGGGCGACCACGTGGTGATGGCCTTCATCCCAGCCTGCGGCAACTGCCCGCCGTGCATGAAGGGCTTCCGTTCGCTGTGCGATCGGGGCGCGGTGTTGCTGGGCGGAAAGGCCATCGCCGACGGCACCAACCGGATCCACGCCGGTTCGCATGAAGTTTCCCCGATGAACCTGCTCGGCACGTTCGCGCCCTACATGACCGTGCATCAGGACTCGGTGGTCAAGATCGACAAGGACGTGCCGTTCGAGACCGCGGCGATCATGGGTTGCGCTGTGCCCACCGGCTTCGGCTCGGCCACCAACGTCGCCGAGGTCAAGCCCGGCGAGACCGTGATCATCGTCGGCGTCGGCGGCATCGGTATGAGCGCCCTGCAGGGCGCGGTGCTGTCCGGCGCGCGGCGCGTCATCGCGATCGACCCGGTGGCGTTCAAGCGTGATCAGGCCGTCAAGTTCGGCGCCACGCACGTCTACCCGTCCATGGCCGAGGCGATCATGCCGGTGATGGAGGAGACCTGGGGCCTGATGGCCGACAAGGTGATCATCGCGGTGGGCGACATGAAGGGCGAGTACATCGAAGAGGCGCTGACCCTGACCGCCAAGACCGGCACCTGCGTGGTCACCGGCATGGGCTCGATGGTCGACGCCGACGTCAAGTTGAACCTGTTCTTGTTCACCATGTTGCAGAAGACGTTGAAGGGCAACATCTTCGGCGGCGGTAGCTCGCACATCGAGACGCCTAAGCTGGTGGGCCTGTACAAGTCCGGGCTGCTCAAGATCGACGAGATGATCACCACGACTTACAAGCTGGAGGACATCAACTCCGGCTACGCCGACATGGTCGACGGCAAGAACATCCGCGGCGTGATCACGTTCGACGAATCGGACTGGTAG
- a CDS encoding glucose 1-dehydrogenase — protein sequence MGRVEGKVALISGGARGMGAAHTRALAAEGAKVVIGDVLEDEGSKLADELGADTARFVRLDVTQPEQWQAAAQAAVDAFGSLDVLVNNAGIAKYNALENFDLAAWQQVLDVNLTGTMLGMHAAVAPMKAAGGGSIINISSVEGMRGTAGLYGYVASKWGVRGLAKAAAVELAPHNIRINSVLPGLIRTRMTIAIPDDSLQIPLGRGAKSAEVSTAVVFLASDESSYMTGADLVIDGGLSVGIPHKTS from the coding sequence ATGGGACGAGTCGAAGGCAAAGTTGCGCTGATCAGCGGCGGCGCGCGGGGCATGGGCGCTGCACACACCCGGGCGCTGGCCGCCGAGGGCGCCAAGGTCGTGATCGGTGACGTTCTGGAGGATGAGGGCAGCAAACTCGCCGACGAGCTGGGGGCCGACACCGCCCGCTTCGTCCGTCTCGACGTCACCCAGCCCGAGCAGTGGCAAGCCGCCGCCCAGGCCGCGGTCGATGCCTTCGGCAGCCTCGACGTCTTGGTGAACAACGCCGGGATCGCCAAATACAACGCCCTCGAAAACTTCGACCTGGCCGCCTGGCAGCAGGTTCTCGACGTCAACCTGACCGGGACCATGCTGGGCATGCACGCCGCCGTCGCTCCGATGAAGGCAGCCGGCGGCGGCTCCATCATCAACATCTCGTCGGTAGAAGGGATGCGCGGCACCGCCGGCCTGTACGGCTACGTCGCTTCGAAGTGGGGAGTGCGCGGGCTGGCCAAGGCCGCCGCTGTCGAACTGGCGCCGCACAACATCCGGATCAACAGTGTGCTGCCCGGGCTGATCCGCACCCGGATGACCATCGCGATCCCCGATGACTCGCTGCAGATTCCGCTGGGCCGGGGCGCCAAGTCGGCGGAGGTGTCCACCGCGGTGGTCTTCCTGGCTTCCGACGAGTCCTCCTACATGACCGGGGCCGACCTGGTGATCGACGGAGGCCTGTCGGTGGGCATTCCACACAAGACCAGCTAG